Proteins from a single region of Dyadobacter fanqingshengii:
- a CDS encoding DUF1579 domain-containing protein → MAKSKFETSLESGVHQQLQSLIGTWKGTTKTWFEPGVVADESPMEGTIRSILGGRFVMHEYKGSLTDQPFEGIAIYGFDIPNNNFQSAWIDSFHMGTGVMLSNGAPTTSGFSVLGSYGSPDFPEPWGWRTVVDLLDNDNLIITAYNISPEGQEDKATETIYKRVG, encoded by the coding sequence ATGGCCAAATCAAAATTCGAAACATCCTTAGAATCAGGCGTTCATCAACAGCTGCAATCGCTCATCGGAACCTGGAAAGGAACCACTAAAACCTGGTTCGAGCCAGGAGTTGTAGCAGACGAATCACCTATGGAGGGCACAATCCGTTCCATACTGGGAGGCCGATTCGTCATGCACGAATACAAAGGATCATTAACGGATCAACCCTTCGAGGGCATCGCCATTTACGGCTTCGACATCCCAAATAATAATTTTCAGTCTGCGTGGATTGACAGTTTTCACATGGGAACCGGGGTAATGTTATCCAACGGTGCTCCCACAACGTCCGGCTTCTCAGTCCTCGGCAGTTACGGCAGCCCCGATTTTCCCGAACCCTGGGGCTGGCGCACCGTCGTTGACCTGCTAGACAACGATAACCTCATCATCACAGCCTACAACATTTCCCCCGAAGGCCAGGAAGACAAAGCCACGGAAACGATTTACAAGCGGGTTGGGTAA
- a CDS encoding carbohydrate-binding protein gives MKRLLLAYFLLSSFIIQAQSYKSLPGKIEAEEYTTMNSVGTEATSDADGGQNVGWIQDGSWMDYDVNVAVAGHYTFRFRVANGYSPEAALSLKSANGDDLGQRILPQTGGMQNYTTISFVALLPQGNQTLRVFAEKGGFNFNWFEASASRNVSGRIEAEDFDAVSDVRTETTADTDGNLNVGYIDDGDYLDYNIKLAAGGTYTANFRIANSYGSGVIEIKNGSGTVLGQLNVPQTGGWQNWATLSTQLTLPAGSQLIRLATPQGAFNFNWFELISQGEPAIGVALPARIQSENFNASNNIGTEATTDEGGGENVGWIQDDSWMEYKVNAAEQGIYTFSYRVANGYSPEASFALKKSDGTELGRVTVPQTGGMQGWRTVNMLAALPAGNETLKIQSLKGGWNFNWFEAKASRPLTGRMEAETFDLASDVRTEETTDTDGGSSVTYIDDADWLDYNVKIATAGAYTIGFRVSNSYGNGLIEIKNGAGTVLGNVNVPQTGGWNNYSTIRTTVNLPAGSQILRIYANRGAFNLNWFEITTGTVQEQSTITFSELGTKGLQEGTFNLVASSNNNESPVTFSSSNTAVATVSNATGIWKVTLFGAGQTTITASQSASEHYLQADNVSRNLTVTEQSTPTDPIAGAKIILDPKRWYQLTNAANGLEGLFDGNTQADVLTGWGKAIDYYDAYYPLKDGEQITLESVKFFDFTGSTENQPFILSVIDDQWNRIQVATFTGSVYNGWVGPYPDRASNTQFKLDAPVSNIRYLVLTIPNLLPTELELYGSYTPAPPSNAPGRTKNIRLNDLLGVNGYEWNFQDGAHTESLVESKVTAAKSFSGFRHYMDWEKLESREGVFSYNPTLSGSWNYDLIYERLKQENIEVLACLKTLPGWMLASYPEGERDSENVPVRYGKDFKDPLSYIEQAKVAFQYVARYGSNVNVDPSLLKVDTIPRWHGDYANTVKIGLGLIKYIECDNERDKWWKGRKGYQTAREYAANISAFYDGHKNTMGPGVGVKNADPNMKVVIAGMVTGPDYLKGMVDWCKEFRGYRPDGSVNLCWDVVNFHLYTDDASSNQSGTSTRGVAPEVGTAHITLDNFVKTSKEMSQDMPVWITEAGYDLTQTSPLKAIPIGDKSPMQTQADWILRTSLFSARHGIEKVFYYQMYDDNPAWGWMFGSSGLLNDDQSRRPVSDYFVQTKNLFGDYVYKETIHADPVVDRYELNGKSLFILAIPDEVGRTAEYTINLGETGVAKIYTPTAGSDHMAMQEKGIVDGKVTVTVTETPIFVMASNAQNARTAAAAPELGEELPLHEDVNVFPNPITDFVNIELANENSADVTLKVFDAKTGRLYQNGHVQKPSNKLSHKLDLTHLPIGTYIIEVKQGNQSTFRKVAKVH, from the coding sequence ATGAAAAGACTTTTACTGGCTTATTTTTTACTCTCCTCCTTTATCATTCAGGCACAGTCATATAAGTCCCTTCCGGGAAAGATTGAGGCCGAGGAATATACTACAATGAACTCAGTGGGCACTGAGGCAACATCAGACGCAGATGGCGGCCAGAATGTGGGCTGGATTCAGGATGGCAGCTGGATGGATTATGACGTGAACGTGGCCGTTGCGGGTCACTACACATTCCGGTTCAGGGTTGCCAATGGATACAGTCCGGAAGCGGCGCTTTCGCTTAAATCCGCCAATGGCGACGACCTTGGCCAACGCATTTTGCCGCAAACCGGCGGCATGCAAAACTACACCACCATTAGTTTTGTAGCATTGCTCCCGCAAGGCAACCAAACATTAAGGGTTTTCGCGGAAAAAGGCGGTTTCAATTTCAACTGGTTTGAAGCATCCGCCTCGCGCAACGTTTCCGGTAGGATCGAAGCGGAAGATTTTGATGCCGTTAGCGACGTTCGCACCGAAACGACCGCTGATACAGACGGAAACCTAAATGTAGGATACATTGATGATGGCGATTATTTGGATTACAATATTAAACTTGCAGCCGGCGGCACTTACACGGCCAATTTCAGGATTGCCAACAGCTATGGTTCTGGGGTTATTGAGATAAAAAATGGCAGTGGAACAGTATTAGGACAGCTTAACGTGCCTCAAACCGGCGGCTGGCAAAACTGGGCGACGCTCAGCACACAGCTAACATTACCAGCCGGAAGCCAGTTGATCCGCCTCGCAACACCGCAAGGCGCGTTCAATTTCAATTGGTTTGAACTCATTTCCCAAGGCGAACCTGCCATTGGCGTTGCGTTACCTGCAAGAATTCAATCGGAAAATTTTAACGCTTCCAACAACATTGGAACGGAAGCCACAACCGATGAAGGCGGAGGTGAAAATGTGGGCTGGATCCAGGATGATAGTTGGATGGAATACAAGGTCAACGCAGCGGAGCAGGGCATTTACACATTCAGCTATCGCGTAGCTAATGGTTATAGTCCCGAAGCTTCTTTTGCATTGAAAAAAAGTGATGGAACAGAGTTAGGTCGCGTTACTGTCCCGCAAACGGGCGGCATGCAAGGTTGGCGAACGGTTAATATGCTTGCAGCACTGCCCGCAGGAAATGAAACTTTGAAAATTCAATCCTTAAAAGGTGGCTGGAACTTTAACTGGTTTGAAGCCAAAGCATCACGCCCGCTTACTGGCAGGATGGAAGCTGAAACATTCGACCTCGCCAGCGACGTGAGAACCGAAGAAACCACCGACACAGACGGCGGCTCATCGGTCACTTACATTGACGACGCCGACTGGCTTGATTACAATGTGAAGATCGCAACGGCTGGCGCTTACACCATTGGTTTCCGGGTTTCGAATAGTTATGGAAATGGCCTTATCGAAATTAAAAACGGCGCTGGCACAGTCCTGGGAAATGTAAATGTTCCCCAAACAGGCGGTTGGAATAATTACAGCACAATCCGCACGACGGTTAATCTTCCGGCAGGCAGCCAAATTTTACGCATTTATGCAAATCGTGGCGCATTTAATCTGAACTGGTTTGAAATCACAACAGGCACCGTTCAGGAACAATCGACCATTACTTTTAGCGAGCTTGGCACCAAAGGCTTGCAGGAAGGAACCTTTAACCTGGTTGCCAGTAGCAACAACAACGAATCGCCTGTCACTTTTTCTTCTTCAAACACCGCAGTAGCAACCGTTTCCAATGCAACCGGCATCTGGAAAGTAACGCTTTTCGGCGCTGGACAAACAACAATAACGGCCTCGCAAAGCGCAAGCGAGCATTATTTGCAAGCAGACAATGTGAGCAGAAACTTAACCGTTACCGAACAATCCACCCCTACCGACCCCATAGCAGGAGCGAAAATTATCCTCGACCCAAAACGCTGGTATCAGCTAACCAATGCTGCTAATGGATTGGAAGGGCTTTTTGACGGCAATACGCAGGCCGATGTGCTTACAGGCTGGGGAAAGGCGATCGACTACTACGACGCTTATTATCCGCTGAAAGACGGCGAACAAATCACATTGGAAAGTGTTAAATTTTTCGATTTCACGGGTTCGACAGAAAATCAGCCGTTCATTTTGTCTGTCATTGACGACCAATGGAACCGCATTCAGGTGGCGACATTCACTGGCTCGGTCTATAATGGCTGGGTTGGGCCTTATCCGGATAGAGCTTCCAATACGCAATTTAAGCTGGATGCACCTGTCTCCAACATCCGCTATTTAGTTTTAACAATTCCAAACTTACTCCCTACCGAGCTGGAACTGTATGGAAGTTATACGCCAGCACCACCATCCAATGCGCCGGGACGCACGAAGAACATTCGGTTAAATGACCTTTTGGGCGTGAATGGTTACGAGTGGAATTTCCAGGATGGCGCACATACGGAATCGCTTGTCGAGTCGAAAGTGACTGCTGCTAAAAGCTTTTCCGGTTTCCGGCATTATATGGATTGGGAAAAACTGGAATCGAGAGAAGGTGTTTTTTCTTATAATCCAACATTAAGCGGAAGCTGGAACTATGACCTGATCTACGAGAGACTAAAACAGGAAAATATAGAAGTGCTGGCTTGTTTGAAAACGCTTCCGGGATGGATGCTGGCCTCTTATCCTGAGGGCGAAAGAGATTCCGAGAATGTGCCGGTGCGTTACGGAAAGGATTTCAAAGACCCGCTTTCTTACATTGAACAAGCCAAAGTCGCGTTCCAATACGTTGCCCGTTATGGCAGCAATGTGAATGTTGACCCATCCTTATTGAAAGTAGACACGATCCCAAGATGGCATGGTGACTATGCGAACACCGTAAAGATCGGCCTGGGTCTGATCAAATATATTGAATGTGATAATGAGCGTGATAAATGGTGGAAGGGCAGAAAAGGTTATCAAACCGCGCGCGAATATGCTGCCAACATTTCGGCATTTTATGATGGTCATAAAAACACAATGGGACCGGGAGTGGGCGTAAAAAATGCTGATCCCAACATGAAGGTTGTAATCGCCGGAATGGTCACCGGCCCTGATTATCTCAAAGGAATGGTTGACTGGTGCAAAGAATTCAGGGGTTACCGTCCCGATGGCAGCGTTAACCTTTGCTGGGACGTGGTGAATTTTCACCTTTATACAGATGACGCTTCCTCGAACCAAAGCGGCACTTCCACGCGGGGAGTGGCTCCCGAGGTTGGTACTGCGCACATAACGCTTGATAATTTTGTAAAAACATCCAAAGAAATGTCGCAAGATATGCCAGTTTGGATCACGGAAGCGGGTTATGATCTAACACAAACCAGTCCATTGAAAGCGATTCCCATTGGTGACAAATCTCCAATGCAAACACAAGCCGACTGGATCCTGCGCACGTCGCTGTTTTCGGCTCGCCATGGCATTGAGAAGGTTTTTTATTATCAAATGTATGATGATAACCCCGCCTGGGGATGGATGTTTGGGTCTTCGGGCTTACTAAATGATGACCAGTCACGCAGGCCAGTATCTGATTATTTTGTTCAAACCAAAAACCTGTTTGGTGATTACGTTTACAAAGAAACCATTCATGCTGACCCGGTTGTGGACCGCTATGAACTGAATGGCAAATCGCTGTTCATACTCGCTATCCCTGACGAAGTGGGCCGTACAGCCGAGTATACCATTAATTTAGGAGAGACAGGCGTTGCGAAAATTTACACGCCAACAGCCGGAAGCGACCATATGGCAATGCAGGAAAAAGGCATCGTAGACGGAAAAGTAACGGTTACGGTCACAGAAACACCCATTTTCGTAATGGCTTCAAATGCACAAAATGCGAGAACTGCAGCAGCAGCGCCTGAACTGGGTGAAGAGTTGCCCTTGCACGAAGATGTAAATGTTTTCCCAAATCCGATAACGGATTTTGTTAACATTGAATTGGCAAATGAAAATAGTGCAGATGTTACGCTAAAAGTTTTCGATGCAAAAACTGGAAGACTATATCAGAATGGCCATGTGCAAAAGCCATCAAACAAATTGTCCCACAAACTTGATCTGACACATTTGCCGATTGGCACATATATCATCGAAGTGAAACAGGGAAATCAAAGCACATTCCGCAAGGTGGCAAAGGTGCATTAA
- a CDS encoding GlxA family transcriptional regulator, with product MIQLGLLITNKHRLLSVAAILDVFESANMFYEREHGAPFFNINLFSPDINPPQFYGAYEISSVTLAEQQNLILVPAFGAGDLKASIAKNQICIPWLWDQYKNGAEIASFCTGAFLLAAAGLLNGKEATTHIDAAMALASNFPEVIMKSDAVVTDDHGIYTSGGATSSFHLMLYLIQRFCGKELTLQTAKMFAIDMDREQQTYFGTFSPALDHGDGLVNMAQQKIEKEYQEGSTIEALIQDIPASRRNVVRRFKQAVGVTPIEYLQRTRIEAAKKLLAQTDQSVLEVMLNSGYNDLKSFRQLFKKSTGVTPKEYRDKFNISRLDGSRMANRGVAHY from the coding sequence ATGATACAGTTAGGTCTTTTGATTACAAATAAGCATCGTTTGCTAAGTGTAGCGGCTATCCTGGATGTTTTTGAATCGGCGAACATGTTTTACGAGCGGGAGCACGGCGCTCCTTTTTTTAATATTAATCTTTTTTCTCCGGACATCAATCCACCGCAGTTTTACGGGGCTTATGAAATCAGCTCGGTGACTTTGGCAGAGCAGCAAAACCTCATATTGGTGCCGGCTTTCGGTGCGGGTGACTTGAAAGCCTCGATCGCGAAAAACCAGATATGCATTCCCTGGCTTTGGGATCAATACAAGAATGGAGCTGAAATTGCCAGCTTTTGCACCGGCGCTTTCTTACTCGCAGCGGCTGGCTTATTGAATGGAAAGGAGGCAACAACCCACATCGACGCCGCTATGGCACTGGCTTCAAACTTCCCGGAGGTGATCATGAAAAGCGATGCTGTTGTGACTGATGACCATGGTATTTACACAAGCGGCGGCGCAACGAGCAGCTTTCATTTAATGCTTTATCTGATCCAAAGATTTTGCGGCAAAGAGTTGACGCTACAAACTGCCAAAATGTTCGCGATCGATATGGACCGTGAGCAGCAAACCTATTTCGGCACTTTTTCGCCGGCGCTGGATCATGGCGATGGTTTGGTAAATATGGCTCAGCAAAAAATCGAGAAAGAATATCAGGAGGGAAGCACCATTGAGGCTTTAATCCAGGATATTCCGGCGAGCAGGCGCAATGTAGTGCGGCGGTTTAAGCAGGCGGTTGGCGTTACGCCTATTGAATATTTACAAAGGACGCGCATTGAAGCAGCCAAAAAACTCCTTGCACAGACAGACCAAAGCGTGCTAGAAGTAATGTTGAACTCAGGGTATAACGACCTGAAATCGTTTCGGCAGCTGTTTAAAAAGAGCACGGGCGTTACGCCAAAAGAATACCGTGACAAATTTAACATTTCAAGGCTGGACGGAAGCCGGATGGCAAACCGCGGCGTCGCCCATTATTAA